The region ACCAGGTTCGTATTGAGCTGCTGCACGAGGATCTCGAGAATCTGCATCAGGTCAGACTCCACCAGTGAGGTGAAGATGATGATCTCGTCCAGACGGTTCAGGAACTCCGGGTTGAAGGTCTTCTTGACCTCGCCCCGGACCAGCTCTTCCATCTTGTCGAGCACCATATTCTCGTCGCTCGCCTGGAAGCCCAGTCCCTGCTGCTTCTGCAGGTGCTTGGCCCCAATGTTCGAGGTCATGACGATGATGGTGTTCTTGAAGTCCACGGTATTGCCCAGACCGTCGGTAAGCTGTCCGTCCTCAAACACCTGCAACAGCAGGTTGTAGACGTCCGGGTGAGCCTTTTCGATCTCATCCAGCAGCACCACGGAGTATGGATTGCGCTTCACGCGCTCGGTCAACTGACCGCCCTCCTCGTACCCGACATACCCCGGAGGCGACCCAATCAGCTTGCTGACCGAATGTTTCTCCATGAACTCGGACATATCGAACCGGATAAGCGACTTCTCCGACCCGAACAGGAACTGCGCCAGCGTACGAGCCATCTCCGTCTTACCGACGCCGGTGGGTCCCAGGAACAAAAAGCTCCCAATCGGACGAGCCGGATTCTTCAAACCGGCACGAGACCGCCGAATCGCACGCGCCAGCGCCGAGATCGCCTTGTCTTGCGAGATCACGCGCTTGTGCAGCTCTTCCTCTACCCGCAGCAGACGCTCCGTCTCCTCCTCCTTCAGGGAGGTCATGGGCACGCCAGTCCAGCGGCTCACAACATCCTCAATATCCTCACGCGTCACGATACCCGCGCTGGAGTCGTCGAGGTGATACTTGTCACGCAGAGCACGGAGGTTCTCCCGCTCCTTCCGCTCTTCGTCCGAGTAGAAGCGCGCCTTCTCGAACTCGTGGTTCGCGATGGCGTTCTCCATCCGGTGAACGATGAACTTGATGCGCTTCTGCACCTCGGTCAGCTCCTCGGGAAGGGAAGTCTGACGCAGCTTCACCCGCGCCCCCGCCTCGTCGATCAGGTCGATCGCCTTGTCCGGCAGGAAGCGGTCCGGGATGTAACGCGAGGAGTGCGAGACCGAGAACTGGATCGCGTCGTCGGTGTAGCTGACGGCGTGAAACTTCTCGTACTTCTCCTTGATGCCCATGATGATCTTGACCGCATCCTCTTCGTTCGGAGGAGGCACCTTGACGGCCTGGAAGCGGCGCTCGAGCGAGCGATCCTTCTCGATCGACTTGCGATACTCCGCCGGAGTCGTCGCGCCGATGCACTGGATCTCACCACGGCTGAGCGCCGGCTTGAGGATGTTGGCAGCGTCCAGCGAACCCTCAGCCGAACCGGCCCCGACGAGCGTATGCAACTCATCGATGAAGACGATAGAGTTCTGATTCTCCATCAACTCCTTCATGATGGTCTTCAGACGCTCCTCAAACTGACCGCGGTATTTGGTGCCCGCAACGATCAGTGAGAGATCGAGCGCAAGGACCCGCTTGTCAGCAAGGAACGAGGGCACCTCGCCGTCCGCGATCTTCTGCGCCAGGCCTTCGACGATGGCCGTCTTACCAACGCCAGGCTCGCCGATCAGCACCGGGTTGTTCTTGGTGCGGCGGCAGAGGATCTGGATGACGCGGTCCACTTCGGTGTCGCGGCCGACGAGCGGATCAAGCTGCTGATCCATGGCGGACTGGGTGAGATCACGGCTGAACTCTGCAAGCATGGACTGTTCTCCCCGTGCAGCCTTGGCCGCGGCCGCAGCCGGCTTCTCCTGGGTGGTGCGCTGAAGCTCCTCGCGGATGGCGGGGAGGCGCAGGCCGCGCTCCTGCAAAATCTCCGCAGCGAAGCACTTCTCTTCGCGCAGCAGACCCAGCAGTAGGTGCTCGGTTCCAATGTGTTTGTGGCTCAGGCGTTCGGCCTCTTCAGCCGCATACGCAAGCACACGCTTGCATTCGTTTGAGAGCGGTAGATCCACGGAGGTCGAAACCTTCTCGCGGATGGTCGTATGTCCTTCAATCTGCTTCCGAATCGACTCCACTGACGCGTGCGACCGCAAAAAGCGGTTGGTCAGTGCCTTGTCCTCGCGCAGTAGACCGAGCAGAAGATGCTCCGTCTCGATGTAAGGCGACCCAAACTGACTAGCCTCGTAACGGGCAAAAAAGATGACCCGCCGCGCCTTCTCCGTATAGCGTTCGAACATGTTCCCCCTCAAACCCGGTCACGTTCCGAGCCCTCAGGCCCGTCCCGCGCCGTTCGCTGCACCTGCCGTCCCGATCGATGCCGGAACCCTTAAACGCCACCCGAACCTCCGGGGGGCGCTTCGTACTCTTTCCATAGTGTATTCCGCTTCACGATACTTCCGCCCGTGGAAAGCGAACACACCACAAAAGTTATGCCTACACTAACAGCAATTAGGGATTAGACGCCCAATGTGCAAAACCGGTGCAGAACTCCGCCTGCCGGCTAGACGAGGACGCCGTCGCTCAGCCGCAGCATTCGGTCGCAGCGCGCGGCGAACTCCAGATTGTGGGTCACCAGAACGCTGGTCAGACCGTGAGCCTTATGCAGACCCTGTAGTAACCCGAAGACAGCCTCGCTGGTCCGGCCGTCCAGATCGCCGGTTGGCTCATCCGCCAGGAGCGCTTTGGGCTCAGTCACCAGTGCGCGTGCGAGCGAAACCCGCTGCTGCTCGCCTCCGCTCAACTCCCCGGATCGGTGCTCGGCCCGGTCGCCAAGACCGACCTCGGCGAGCCAGACTTTGGCCCGTTTGAGCGCCTCGGTCCGGCCCAGACCGCGCGCAAGCAGGGGCATGGCCACGTTCTCAACGGCCGTGAACTCCGGCATGAGGTAGTGAAACTGCCAGACATACCCAATCTCCCGGTTGCGGAACTCAGACGCGCCCTTGCTGGTGAGGGTGCTGAGGCGAGTCTCGCCCACCCAGACCTCCCCGGCGGTCGGGCGGTCCAGCGCAGCGAGAAGGTGAAGCAGGGAACTCTTACCAGCGCCGCTCTGCCCAACGATGGCGATCATTTCACCAGCGTTCACGCTGAGGTCGAGCCCGCGAAAGAGCTCAATCTCGCCCGCCCCAGAGGTGACGCCGGAGTATGCCTTACGAAGACCTTCAGCCCTGATGGCGACGCTCACTCTTCAACGACCTTTCCGCCGTCGTCACCGGTTACATCCGTCTTCGTCGTATGGACAGCGCGGAAGGCGATCGCCATCCGATTCCATGCGTTGATGCTTGTAATGGCGATGGTGAGGTTGACGAGTTCGACCTCTGAGAAGTATTCACGCGCGGCGGCGTAGGCTTTATCTGAGGCATGACCATCCTGGATGTTGGTGACGGCTTCGGTCCAGGCAAACGCCACACGTTCGCGCTTGGTGAAGGCGTTGGAGCTTTGCCAGTCTTCAACACCGGCGATACGACCTTGCGGCTCGTTGTGCTTGGTGAGTTCGTGCGAGTGGAGTCCGATGCAGTACTCACAGCCATTAAGCAAGGAGGCGCGCAGGCGGATGAGTTCGAGGAGGACAGGCTCCAGGCCGGATTCGGTGTTTACGTAATGCTCAACCGCGCGCATGGCTGCGATGCCGTTGGGTGCGAGTTCTGTGTATCTCAAACGCTGTTCCATGCTCGTCCTTTCGGTGCTGACGTCACGCTCGTCGCCTGAATACGCACTGGCGTTTTATTCATATCGCAAAGCCTCCGCCGGAAGCACCTTGGCTGCGCTACTACTGGGATAAAGAGTAGCAATCGCACTCACACCCAGTGAGACACCCGCAACGATCAAAGCGTCGACAAATCTGGGTGCAAAGGGGAGGTAATCGATGGAATAGACCGATGCATCCAGCGGAAAACGGTAATGTCCGCCTGCCAGGCTGATCCCGTAGCCCACAACAAGCCCCACTCCCGTGCCGATCACCGAGATCATCAGGCCCTGGAGCAGGAACACGCGGCGCACCTGCGCGGCCGTCACACCGAAGCTCATCATGACGGCGATGTCCTTGGTCTTCTCCATCACCATCATGGTCAGGGCAATCAGGATATTCAGCGCTGCCACGCAGACGATCAGGGCAAGCACGATGAACGTGACGATCTGTTCCAGCTTCAACGCGCGGAAGAGCTCGCGGTTCTGCTCCATCCAATTCGTCGCCTGGAAGCCCTTGCCTGCGGTCTCCTCGATCGTGCGTCCGATGATATTCGCGCGGTAGAGATCGTCGACCTTGAAGCTAATTACGGAAATCAGGTCCGGCTCAGAGAAGAGCCGCTGAGCATCGGTCAGGCGCACAAACGTGTAGCTGGAGTCATATTGATAGAAACCCGAAGCGAAGATCCCGACCACCTGAAATCGCTGATACCGCGGCACCAGCCCAAGCGGCGTCAGTTCGCCCTGAGGACTGGTGACAAGAACTGTGTCCCCAACCTCCGCTCCCAGAGTCTCCGCCAGGTCCTTGCCAATCACGATTGGCGGGGTAGCCTGTGCATCCCCCGCATCCGGGTTGACCTGAGGCTGCAACGGCCGGCTGGAGCCGCGCGTAACGGCTTGGAGGAGGTCGCTGACCTTCTCCTCATCGGCCGGGATCACACCCTTGACTAGGCCGCCGCCGCTGCGGGCTCCGCGTGAGATCAGCACCTGCCCATAGAGCCCCGGTGCCGCCGCCGTGACATGCGGGAGTGCCCGGAGCTTATCCAGAAGCGGCCTCCAGTCGCGGATACCGTCGGCAGACACCCGCATGAGTTCCACATGAGAGGTCGAGCCAAGCAGACGTTCCTGCAGATCGCGCCGCATTCCGTTCGTGATCGCCAGTGCAATGATCAGCGACGCCACGCCAGCCGCGACTCCAAGCACGGAGATCGCCGTAATCACGCCGATCACAGCCTGCCGGCGCTTGGCCCTCAGGTAACGGGCGGCAATAAAGAGTTCAAACCTCATCCTGCCCAGTCTACCCGTCCGCAAAAGCACAGGGGCGGCGAATCGCTTCGCCGCCCCCGCCAATTCTGATTGCGCTTAGTTCGCCAGCACAGCCCTATAGCGAACCTGATTCTTCTTGACCTTCGCGACAGCCTCATTAGCCTTGGCCATCTCAAACCGCTCCGTGATCGCCTTGATGCCATGCCGTGCGGCCACATCAAGCATCTCCTCGATATCGTGCGGGCTGCCCGTAGGACTGCCGGCGACGCACTTCTGCCCAAAGATCAGAGCCGAAACCTGCAGTGGTACAGGAGTGGGTGGCGCTCCCAGAAAGACGAAGCTTCCTTTAGGCCGCAAGGCGTTCACGTACCCCTGCCAGTCCTGGTCGGCGTTGACGGTACTCAACAGCAGGTCGAAGCTGCCTGCAACCTTCTTGATGGCACCGGTATCGCGTGTGTTGACGAAGTGGTGCGCACCAAGTTCGAGGGCTTCGGCTTCCTTATCTTTGGAGGTAGAAAACGCCGTGACCTCGGCTCCGAAGGCCTTGGCAAACTGAATTCCCATGTGGCCCAGGCCACCAATCCCGATGATCCCGACCCGAGACGACGGCCGCACGCCCAAGTTCCGCAGCGGACTATAGACCGTAATACCGCCGCAGAGCAGGGGAGCGACGTTCTCGCTCTCCAAAACTTCCGGAACCCGGAGGGCAAAGCGCCAGTTCACCCGGATCGAATCCGCATACCCGCCATTCCGCCCCACGCAGGTCGGCTGCGATTTGGCACACAGATGTTCGTCACCCTGTCGGCACCACTCGCAGACGCTGCATGAGTTTGCCTGCCAACCGATGCCGACGCGTTCGCCCAGCACGCGGTCGTCTACCGCGGAGCCAATCTGGGTGATCGTCCCGACGATCTCATGGCCGGGAATGAACGGATACTTGCTGATGCTCCAGTCGTTATCGATGAGGTGGACGTCGCTGTAGCAGACTCCGCAGTGCGAAATCTTCACCTCAACCTCATCCTCTTTCAACTCTCCTGCGTCGTACTTATACGGCAACAGATGTGCACCCGCCGCATGCACTGCCAAACCATGAATTGCATTCATCTCGACTCTTATCCTTTGGCCGCGCGATCCACTCGTCTGCGCCTGCCTGTGTCCATGCTACAACAGCAGCAGCCCCCAGCCTGTGCATCGCAGCCCCGGTCCCGTGACCGGTGGATCGAATCTTTCCCGGCATCTCCCCGTCTATCGATATCAGAAGAAATCATCCACCCGTTCTCTACATCTGGCACCCGCTGCAAGCCACAGCGCACCATCCCGGAGTAAAGTTTTGATCATGAACATGCCGCGCCCCGCCTTCCGAGACCTGAGCCTAGCCCTCGCTACGGTATTTTGTGCT is a window of Granulicella tundricola MP5ACTX9 DNA encoding:
- a CDS encoding ABC transporter ATP-binding protein, which codes for MSVAIRAEGLRKAYSGVTSGAGEIELFRGLDLSVNAGEMIAIVGQSGAGKSSLLHLLAALDRPTAGEVWVGETRLSTLTSKGASEFRNREIGYVWQFHYLMPEFTAVENVAMPLLARGLGRTEALKRAKVWLAEVGLGDRAEHRSGELSGGEQQRVSLARALVTEPKALLADEPTGDLDGRTSEAVFGLLQGLHKAHGLTSVLVTHNLEFAARCDRMLRLSDGVLV
- a CDS encoding ABC transporter permease; this encodes MRFELFIAARYLRAKRRQAVIGVITAISVLGVAAGVASLIIALAITNGMRRDLQERLLGSTSHVELMRVSADGIRDWRPLLDKLRALPHVTAAAPGLYGQVLISRGARSGGGLVKGVIPADEEKVSDLLQAVTRGSSRPLQPQVNPDAGDAQATPPIVIGKDLAETLGAEVGDTVLVTSPQGELTPLGLVPRYQRFQVVGIFASGFYQYDSSYTFVRLTDAQRLFSEPDLISVISFKVDDLYRANIIGRTIEETAGKGFQATNWMEQNRELFRALKLEQIVTFIVLALIVCVAALNILIALTMMVMEKTKDIAVMMSFGVTAAQVRRVFLLQGLMISVIGTGVGLVVGYGISLAGGHYRFPLDASVYSIDYLPFAPRFVDALIVAGVSLGVSAIATLYPSSSAAKVLPAEALRYE
- a CDS encoding ATP-dependent Clp protease ATP-binding subunit → MFERYTEKARRVIFFARYEASQFGSPYIETEHLLLGLLREDKALTNRFLRSHASVESIRKQIEGHTTIREKVSTSVDLPLSNECKRVLAYAAEEAERLSHKHIGTEHLLLGLLREEKCFAAEILQERGLRLPAIREELQRTTQEKPAAAAAKAARGEQSMLAEFSRDLTQSAMDQQLDPLVGRDTEVDRVIQILCRRTKNNPVLIGEPGVGKTAIVEGLAQKIADGEVPSFLADKRVLALDLSLIVAGTKYRGQFEERLKTIMKELMENQNSIVFIDELHTLVGAGSAEGSLDAANILKPALSRGEIQCIGATTPAEYRKSIEKDRSLERRFQAVKVPPPNEEDAVKIIMGIKEKYEKFHAVSYTDDAIQFSVSHSSRYIPDRFLPDKAIDLIDEAGARVKLRQTSLPEELTEVQKRIKFIVHRMENAIANHEFEKARFYSDEERKERENLRALRDKYHLDDSSAGIVTREDIEDVVSRWTGVPMTSLKEEETERLLRVEEELHKRVISQDKAISALARAIRRSRAGLKNPARPIGSFLFLGPTGVGKTEMARTLAQFLFGSEKSLIRFDMSEFMEKHSVSKLIGSPPGYVGYEEGGQLTERVKRNPYSVVLLDEIEKAHPDVYNLLLQVFEDGQLTDGLGNTVDFKNTIIVMTSNIGAKHLQKQQGLGFQASDENMVLDKMEELVRGEVKKTFNPEFLNRLDEIIIFTSLVESDLMQILEILVQQLNTNLVHKAITISVNDDAKKYILQKTASDRTYGARPLRRALQRFVEDPLSEALIAGGIKERPAFLEVYLENNQLFYRPILADTEEKAAGLALTTV
- a CDS encoding carboxymuconolactone decarboxylase family protein, with product MEQRLRYTELAPNGIAAMRAVEHYVNTESGLEPVLLELIRLRASLLNGCEYCIGLHSHELTKHNEPQGRIAGVEDWQSSNAFTKRERVAFAWTEAVTNIQDGHASDKAYAAAREYFSEVELVNLTIAITSINAWNRMAIAFRAVHTTKTDVTGDDGGKVVEE
- a CDS encoding NAD(P)-dependent alcohol dehydrogenase; translation: MNAIHGLAVHAAGAHLLPYKYDAGELKEDEVEVKISHCGVCYSDVHLIDNDWSISKYPFIPGHEIVGTITQIGSAVDDRVLGERVGIGWQANSCSVCEWCRQGDEHLCAKSQPTCVGRNGGYADSIRVNWRFALRVPEVLESENVAPLLCGGITVYSPLRNLGVRPSSRVGIIGIGGLGHMGIQFAKAFGAEVTAFSTSKDKEAEALELGAHHFVNTRDTGAIKKVAGSFDLLLSTVNADQDWQGYVNALRPKGSFVFLGAPPTPVPLQVSALIFGQKCVAGSPTGSPHDIEEMLDVAARHGIKAITERFEMAKANEAVAKVKKNQVRYRAVLAN